A part of Streptomyces sp. NBC_01451 genomic DNA contains:
- a CDS encoding nuclear transport factor 2 family protein, with the protein MGTAASPAFDIEALRRGIEGHDAAVLLSLYADDAELRVVDRNTQPSHPMVKRGRGEIGAMLTEVYGRDMTHKLEQVVVQGDQVAYTESCEYPDGVRVLATAMLSLRDGKIVDETVLQAWDEEGS; encoded by the coding sequence ATGGGCACTGCGGCAAGCCCCGCTTTCGACATCGAAGCACTGCGCCGGGGCATCGAAGGACACGACGCGGCGGTCCTGCTGTCGCTCTACGCCGACGACGCCGAACTGCGCGTCGTCGACCGCAACACCCAGCCCAGTCACCCGATGGTCAAGCGCGGACGCGGCGAGATCGGCGCCATGCTGACCGAGGTGTACGGCAGGGACATGACCCACAAGCTGGAGCAGGTCGTCGTCCAGGGCGACCAGGTCGCCTACACCGAGTCCTGCGAGTACCCGGACGGGGTCCGCGTCCTGGCCACCGCGATGCTGTCCCTGCGCGACGGCAAGATCGTCGATGAAACCGTGCTGCAGGCATGGGACGAGGAGGGTTCCTGA